The following proteins are encoded in a genomic region of Phalacrocorax aristotelis unplaced genomic scaffold, bGulAri2.1 scaffold_50, whole genome shotgun sequence:
- the COPS6 gene encoding LOW QUALITY PROTEIN: COP9 signalosome complex subunit 6 (The sequence of the model RefSeq protein was modified relative to this genomic sequence to represent the inferred CDS: inserted 1 base in 1 codon), with protein sequence VLIDKEYYYTKEEQFKQVFKELEFLGWYTTGGPPDPSDIHVHKQVCEIIESPLFLKLNPMTKHTDLPVSVFESVIDIINGEATMLFAELTYTLATEEAERIGVDHVARMTATGSGXNSTVAEHLIAQHSAIKMLHSRVKLILEYVRASEAGEVPFNHEILREAYALCHCLPVLSTDKFKTDFYDQCNDVGLMAYLGTITKTCNTMNQFVNKFNILYDRQGIGRRMRGLFF encoded by the exons GTGCTCATCGACAAGGAGTACTACTACACCAAGGAGGAGCAGT TTAAGCAGGTGTTCAAGGAACTGGAGTTCCTGGGCTGGTACACGACCGGGGGGCCCCCAGACCCCTCCGACATCCATGTCCACAAGCAG GTGTGTGAGATCATTGAGAGCCCCCTCTTCCTCAAGCTCAACCCCATGACGAAGCACACAGAC tTGCCCGTCAGCGTCTTTGAGTCCGTCATTGACATCATCAACGGGGAG GCCACAATGCTGTTTGCGGAGCTGACCTACACCCTGGCCACCGAGGAGGCCGAGCGCATCGGCGTCGACCACGTGGCCCGAATGACGGCGACCGGCAGCG AGAACTCCACAG TGGCCGAGCACCTCATCGCCCAGCACAGCGCCATCAAGATGCTGCACAGCCGCGTCAAGCTGATCCTGGAGTACGTGCGGGCCTCGGAGGCCG GCGAGGTGCCCTTCAACCACGAGATCCTGCGCGAAGCCTACGCCCTGTGCCACTGCCTGCCCGTCCTCAGCACCGACAAGTTCAAGACTGATTTCTATGAC CAATGCAACGACGTGGGGCTGATGGCGTACCTGGGCACCATCACCAAAACCTGCAACACCATGAACCAGTTCGTCAACAAGTTCAACATCCTCTACGACCGGCAGGGCATCGGCCGCCGCATGCGGGGGCTCTTCTTCTAG